TTAATTATAATTGCATACCAAAGACTACTTTATTATTGTTGAAATTAAGTAGTAATAATTCTCACTTCAACAATTGCATCCAAATGGAAGTTTTTATCTTCTTTTCCCCCTTAAGATTTCCCATTTGATATGCACTATTTGTTGTAAATTGTCCATGGAAAGGACTGCAAGTCCTTCAGAACACTAAGAAACGAAAATTCCACATGCACATCCAGGGATATATCTTGTGGCATCTGTACCGTTGATCCTTTGTAAAAGTCACACTGGTGGCTTCTGCTGTTCCATGTGCACCAACAATGGACCGCACACAATTGGATGTTACCCCATCCCACAACCGAAGAGCACCATCTTTAGATGCTGTGACATACATTCCACCTGTAGATGAATACCTCACCTGTACAACCGAGTTGTTATAATTATGTTAATGCCTCTGAATTCATCTATTACATGTGGATATTAGATCAAATAAAGTATTGACCATGCCTGATTAATGGCTCCACTAATTCCGATTTCTGGGGCATTAGCAGATAGATAACACTGAAATGTATTGACATCATACAAGTGTGCAATTTGATGATCAGTTCCTGTCATTTTTTTGGTCCAAGTCAAACTTTGTTAATAAGCCAATCACATTAAGAGCGATGCATTATAGATATTCTGGCAAGCATGTTAAACTTCATTGGCCAACTCTTTAATGAAAATCAGGAAAAGGGAAAGATATTTTTGCTTGTTAAGAGTTAAAATGAACAGACAAAAGATAACTTTCTACCATCATAATCCATATAGTAAATTCTCCTAAGTTCCCTCTGATCTTAAATTCTTAAATTCTTGTTCCAAGTTCAATTTGTAAAGTTATTAGAAAAAATAGAGAGCAGAGCAATATTAATGAAACTCTGCAAAGGGTCTAGATAGATAAAACTTACaagacaatatatatatattgacaaaGTCCCTCGATAAAATTTAAACACACTTTGCTGAACTTAATTTTTGATAACCAAACATCAACTCTATTACTTAACATTCAGATGAAACAGAAAACAAATTGTTGCATCCTAATCAAATGTGTCTGAAAAATGACATATATAGGAACAATTACCGGCAAGAAGGAAATCCCCAGAAGGATGAAAGGACACAGAACGCACATTGTGAGTATCCTGTGTCATTACACATACAGATTTTCAGTAATACATCAGTTTGGTCTTGTGAAATGAATTCCACCAGAAAACTCAAGAACCTTCTCAGACTAGTAACAAAATGAAGACAAAAAACCTGGATAACTCTAAATGCTCTCTTTGCAGTAGCTTTGGAAAAGTCAAAGAATCTGAAAAGCAGTAACAGGCATTGTGTAAAAAGGGCAAGTCCAACAATGTCATCAAGTGCTTGAGTTGGCAGTGTTTAATGCTTTTGTTTAATATACTTGTATAATTAACCTATACGCAAGCACTCATGCTAGCATTGAAGTACTATATTACACTGATTTATCAACTAGATAAACAAAatagcagagagagagagagagataaacaTGCATAAAGTAAGAAAACTTCTGTATGAATGAGTATAGATGTTTATACTTTATAGTGTGATCCTTGGCTCCTGATATAAGAATAGTACTTTGAGGATGGAAGTCCAAATCATTTATAGGCTGCAGttatattaacaaaaaattagaCGTTAAAGGAATGAAGCCCTAAATTAAtctaatgaaaataataataaatgccTACAAGCTAATTCAACTTTAACGATTTAAGATCCATGAGACCAAACATACTTGGTTGTTCGGAGcatccccttgaactcaatataagcaatcacaaaaaaaaaaaaaaaaaaaaaaaaaaaaaaaaaagaagaagaagctaATTTTTTCAAATGCGGGATGCAAATTATGAGCCAACATAATATTAACCACGCAAGATGAGTAAAAACAGAATAACCAAATGATGGGAGATGAGGACACAAAGCTAGATAATTCAGATTCTGAACTTGGTTTAATGTAATAACAATTTCTTCTTAAGTATTTCATGCACTAATGGGCAGTGAGTAAATTATAATTATGATTGAAATACTTGTATGTGGTCATAAAATGTCCGTATGACAGGTCTGACAGGACCATCCCTTGTATCTGAAAGCAACATTTGCTTGATTTTTGAAATCTGCAACAAAGAAAAAGTGCTTAGCAGGTATATACGATTATCTTTGAAGAGACAACAAACCATATAATCAAGATAGGGGAAAAATTAACACCTCAAAGAGCTTAATTGATGTGTCTGCACTTCCAGTGGCAACAAACCTCCCATCAGGACTAAATCTTGCACATCTGGCAATATTCTAGAAAATATAAATGTCAGTCTATAAATCATAAGACTTGAATTATTCTCAGCCACAATAGCGTGTGCCAGAGAAGATACACAATTTCTTTTTCCTCTGTTCATACCTTATGTTCAGAAAGATGCCGTGTCTCATGCTTTGGAAAATTTTTTGATAAGCCTTTTGTATCTTGTATGGCACTGATTTAACAAAAGATAGATGTCAATTTGTTAGGAGGGGAGGGGGAAGATACAGTCATCTTTTAGTGCAGTACTAAAATTACTGATCCATTAGGGATTTAGGGTAAGGCTCCTTTAAGCTTAATTAGACCtggatcaatttttttttatcaacaagGCCATAAAGTTTTATTCATGATTACAAAAATGTATTGTAAAATGTAAATTACCTGAAATCAACGGAAGCAGCACGGGGAGCTGGGATTGATCCATATGCCGCAGGAATCAATGTGCCCAGATCATATATGGCAGAAGAAGGAACCCCTCTTAACGCATCATCTTTTTCCGCTGCAAGACCCTGTTGTCATCTTAGTACCCAAAGAATTCATTTTGTTTTTTATCCAGCTACAGTATGCAAAATAACATCAAAACAGAAAGAATGAGAAGGAACATAAAAACTGTAAATAAAACCTTAGCAACGAGCTCAAGAAGTTTATTAGGAGGAGCCTCAACATTCAATGGTGTCATGGTGGCTGATGCAACTGCACTTGCAGCCTGCAGAAGACAAAATTTCATTAGATTCCCAATCAATCACACAGTTTAGCATTGGTTTGTGACTGTTTCATTGCGGAAAAACTGAAAAATGATGGTAAAAGAAGATAAACGTAAAACCCTAATATTCTATGTAGATAATCAAATGCAATGAACCCTGATTATCAGAGGGGGTAAAGGAAGTGACTTTGGTAGATCCCATTAAACAAAAAGCAAGCGTCGATTGCGGTCAATTGAGGAGAAGCTAATAGTGATATACGTCCATGGTTCTTTCTAAACAACCAAACAGAAGATAGAAGGAGAAAGATCTAAAAGGAAAGAAACAACATAGGCATGTGTAAGTAGAAAAGAATGCCTGGGTGAGATTATTATCGCGAAGATGAGCAACGATGAGGGAATTGAGCTGTCGATGGAGCTTCCCATCTAGCAGTGTCTGCTCCAAGCTACTGTTTTCCATttgcttttcctttttcttttgattttccccCTACTGTTTTCTTTCCTGTTCTTTCCCAGTTTCACTGTCTGGATTTTAAAATCAGACTTGACGATTTTCATTTTGTCATATAAAATTAGTAGgcattttattttcaaatttattttttgaaattttataagattatataataaaaatgattttatccttcaaataatttttattataaaataaaaatattacaattaataattaaaaatatttaatttgaaaTCTCTTTACttcttataatttaaaattaaaaaatcaattaaattattctTAATTAACCATTTTTTCAAATAACTTAATTTTAATCTGCGTTTTAGGTATGCTTTCCTTCATTGAAGATTGTATaaattgaagaagaaaattaTCTTTCATGTTTCTTCATTTATTTTTAGTAGGAGCATTAATTCATTGTAAAATATAATAGTGGATGAATTCAGCTCTCCTTATATTATTACAATCAtggtatatattttttattaattaaaatttaaattaaaaattataaaataatataatgatttcaagattaaataaatttatcattATTAATTCATCTTAAAAGAATGATTTACCAACTTGTATTACGTAGCTAGAACATAATTCCATGCAActttttaaaaattagtttttttttatagttcaaaataa
Above is a genomic segment from Hevea brasiliensis isolate MT/VB/25A 57/8 chromosome 17, ASM3005281v1, whole genome shotgun sequence containing:
- the LOC110653903 gene encoding cleavage stimulation factor subunit 50, whose amino-acid sequence is MENSSLEQTLLDGKLHRQLNSLIVAHLRDNNLTQAASAVASATMTPLNVEAPPNKLLELVAKGLAAEKDDALRGVPSSAIYDLGTLIPAAYGSIPAPRAASVDFSAIQDTKGLSKNFPKHETRHLSEHKNIARCARFSPDGRFVATGSADTSIKLFEISKIKQMLLSDTRDGPVRPVIRTFYDHIQPINDLDFHPQSTILISGAKDHTIKFFDFSKATAKRAFRVIQDTHNVRSVSFHPSGDFLLAGTDHQIAHLYDVNTFQCYLSANAPEIGISGAINQVRYSSTGGMYVTASKDGALRLWDGVTSNCVRSIVGAHGTAEATSVTFTKDQRFVLSCGKDSSVKLWEVGSGRLVKQYLGATHAQLRCQAVFNDTEEFVLSIDEQSNEIVIWDALTAEKVAKWPSNHNGTPRWIEHSPIEAAFISCGTDRSVRFWKETL